From one Pseudomonas fluorescens genomic stretch:
- a CDS encoding helix-turn-helix domain-containing protein translates to MSQLLPHASPTAQLADGVWHVTVGRHPLHWQQRGTQSGVAPGWQGLLAVTAHSRLNGLPADLRVVRCQSLTRLQVFIDQGEVAQHPPVTSTAAACLPLPFEVARDAQLLESWYIQQALGASQDFERFATALRSSEEYGLVRYLLEQGTGQDSLQMLARRYGVSVSHFRRLCHQALGGATKPALRGWRVARALLESIREGRSLTEVAQNQGYCSSSHFSREVRELLGVAPSQLGDIIGTLRP, encoded by the coding sequence GTGTCTCAGCTGCTGCCCCACGCTTCACCGACCGCGCAACTGGCTGATGGCGTCTGGCATGTGACGGTTGGCCGTCATCCGCTGCACTGGCAGCAGAGGGGGACGCAATCAGGCGTGGCGCCAGGTTGGCAGGGGCTGTTGGCAGTGACCGCTCACAGCCGGCTCAATGGCTTGCCGGCAGACCTTCGAGTTGTGCGCTGCCAGTCGCTGACCAGGCTGCAGGTGTTCATTGACCAGGGCGAGGTTGCGCAGCACCCGCCCGTGACCAGCACCGCGGCGGCCTGCTTGCCTTTGCCATTCGAGGTGGCCCGGGATGCCCAGTTGCTTGAGTCCTGGTACATCCAGCAAGCGCTGGGTGCGAGCCAGGACTTCGAGCGCTTTGCCACCGCCTTGCGCAGCAGCGAGGAATACGGGTTGGTCCGCTATCTGCTCGAGCAAGGTACTGGCCAGGACAGCCTGCAGATGCTGGCCCGGCGTTATGGTGTGTCGGTGTCGCACTTTCGCCGCTTGTGCCATCAGGCATTGGGCGGTGCGACCAAGCCGGCTCTGCGCGGTTGGAGGGTGGCGCGGGCATTGCTGGAAAGCATCCGCGAAGGGCGCTCGTTGACTGAGGTTGCGCAGAATCAGGGGTACTGTTCGTCCTCGCACTTTTCGCGGGAGGTGCGTGAGTTGCTGGGTGTGGCGCCCAGCCAGTTGGGCGACATCATCGGGACCCTGCGGCCATGA
- the sctC gene encoding type III secretion system outer membrane ring subunit SctC: MTGVVRFDSRGLIWCCTLLLCLFHSAMAHADSYRAREESLRSFFVALSEPLGKPIIVSKAAAGKRISGDFAMTSAQQVFDRVVRQMGLIWYSDGQAIYLYDSAELKSAVVSLQNTSVDSLRAFLRRSGLLDSRYPLRGDGRRTFYVSGPPIYVDLVQRSAAMVDQESSQILLGRQQVGVIHLLNTFVGDRRYELRDQSVSIPGIASVIENLLRDEKARVDLRGEPGSGEQAPGLLSSTLNEQLIDDAWESVRLPAEQMAAANIRVVAYPDTNSLLVKGLPEQVRFIENLVEALDTPKRHVELSLWIIDLQKEALEQLGIDWQGQVNIGTQFAISLNGGSATTLDGLSFIARVSALARSDLANVVARPVILTQENVPAIFDNNRTFYAPLVGERSVDLQHVTYGTLVSVLPRFALGDEIEMSLNIEDGNEVESRRTDTVLPTVGRTRISTVARVPQGKSLLVGGFSRDESAEQVGRVPVLGALPWIGRLFSYRVERSSNTVRVFLIQPREIGEALAFDPQSLKQELFEAEQHERLRKAFMRAVSL; encoded by the coding sequence ATGACCGGGGTTGTGCGTTTCGACAGCCGAGGGCTGATCTGGTGCTGCACCCTGCTGCTGTGCCTGTTTCACAGTGCCATGGCGCATGCGGACAGCTACCGGGCGCGGGAAGAAAGCCTGCGCAGTTTCTTCGTCGCCCTGTCCGAGCCTTTGGGCAAGCCGATCATCGTCAGCAAGGCGGCTGCCGGCAAGCGTATTTCCGGTGACTTCGCCATGACTTCGGCGCAACAGGTGTTCGATCGCGTGGTACGCCAGATGGGCCTTATCTGGTACAGCGACGGCCAGGCGATCTACCTGTATGACAGCGCCGAACTCAAGAGCGCGGTGGTCTCGTTGCAGAACACCAGCGTTGACAGCCTGCGCGCCTTCCTGCGCCGCTCCGGCCTGCTCGATTCACGCTACCCGCTGCGTGGCGATGGCCGGCGCACCTTTTATGTCTCCGGGCCGCCGATCTATGTCGACCTGGTCCAGCGCTCGGCGGCCATGGTCGATCAGGAGTCGTCGCAGATCTTGCTGGGGCGCCAGCAGGTCGGGGTGATTCACCTGCTCAACACCTTTGTGGGAGATCGCCGTTATGAGCTGCGCGACCAGTCTGTCAGCATCCCGGGCATTGCCAGTGTCATCGAAAACCTGCTGCGTGACGAAAAAGCCCGGGTCGACCTGCGAGGCGAGCCTGGCTCGGGTGAGCAGGCGCCGGGCCTGCTGAGTTCGACGCTGAACGAGCAGTTGATCGACGACGCCTGGGAGAGCGTACGCTTGCCTGCGGAGCAAATGGCCGCGGCGAACATTCGTGTGGTCGCCTACCCGGATACCAACAGTTTGCTGGTCAAGGGCCTGCCCGAGCAGGTGCGCTTCATCGAAAACCTGGTCGAGGCCCTGGATACGCCCAAGCGCCACGTCGAGCTGTCGCTGTGGATCATCGACCTGCAAAAAGAGGCGCTGGAGCAACTGGGGATCGACTGGCAGGGCCAGGTCAACATCGGAACGCAGTTCGCCATCTCGCTCAACGGTGGCTCGGCGACCACCCTCGATGGCCTCTCGTTCATAGCCCGGGTCTCGGCCCTGGCCCGCAGCGACCTGGCCAATGTGGTGGCGCGGCCGGTGATCCTCACCCAGGAGAACGTCCCGGCGATCTTCGACAACAACCGCACCTTCTATGCGCCGCTGGTTGGCGAGCGCAGTGTCGATCTGCAGCATGTCACCTATGGCACCTTGGTCAGTGTGCTGCCACGTTTTGCCTTGGGCGACGAAATCGAGATGTCGCTGAACATCGAAGATGGCAACGAGGTGGAGTCACGCCGCACTGATACGGTATTGCCGACCGTTGGCCGCACGCGGATCAGTACCGTAGCCCGGGTACCCCAGGGCAAGAGCCTGCTGGTCGGTGGTTTCAGCCGCGATGAGAGCGCCGAGCAGGTCGGCAGGGTGCCCGTGCTCGGTGCCTTGCCCTGGATCGGCCGGCTGTTCAGCTACCGTGTGGAGCGCTCGTCCAACACCGTGCGGGTGTTTCTCATCCAGCCACGGGAAATTGGTGAGGCGCTGGCCTTCGACCCGCAGAGCCTGAAGCAGGAACTGTTCGAAGCCGAACAGCACGAACGTTTGCGCAAGGCCTTCATGCGCGCGGTGTCGCTGTGA
- a CDS encoding EscR/YscR/HrcR family type III secretion system export apparatus protein: MNDVSLIAILAFASLLPFLVAAGTCYLKFSIVFVIVRNALGLQQVPSNMSLNAIALMLAIFVMTPVVQQGYSYYKEHQVAFNDIEAVVDFAENGLGSYKRYLRQYTDPELALFFERAQHSGQPGADQWQEEGAEPSLFALLPAYALSEIKSAFKIGFYLYLPFVIVDLVISSLLLALGMMMMSPVIISVPIKLVLFVALDGWALLSTGLVEQYLAVGRQVGHG, from the coding sequence ATGAATGATGTTTCGCTGATCGCCATTCTGGCATTCGCCTCGCTGCTGCCGTTTCTGGTGGCCGCAGGCACCTGCTACCTGAAGTTCTCGATTGTCTTCGTGATCGTGCGTAACGCCCTGGGCCTGCAACAGGTGCCGTCGAACATGAGCCTCAATGCGATCGCGCTGATGTTGGCGATCTTTGTCATGACCCCGGTGGTGCAGCAGGGCTACAGCTACTACAAGGAGCATCAGGTCGCGTTCAACGACATCGAGGCGGTGGTGGACTTTGCCGAGAACGGCCTGGGTAGCTACAAGCGCTACCTGCGCCAGTACACCGATCCTGAGCTTGCGCTGTTTTTCGAGCGTGCCCAGCACAGTGGCCAGCCAGGCGCGGATCAGTGGCAGGAGGAGGGCGCCGAGCCTTCGCTGTTCGCCCTGCTGCCGGCCTATGCCCTGAGTGAAATCAAGAGCGCGTTCAAGATCGGTTTCTACCTGTACCTGCCGTTTGTCATCGTTGACCTGGTGATCTCCAGCCTGTTGCTGGCGCTGGGCATGATGATGATGAGTCCGGTGATTATTTCAGTGCCGATCAAGCTGGTGCTGTTCGTTGCCCTCGATGGTTGGGCGTTGCTGTCCACCGGGCTGGTCGAGCAGTACCTGGCCGTGGGCCGGCAGGTGGGGCATGGGTGA
- the sctN gene encoding type III secretion system ATPase SctN translates to MTLLQLARQGAHPRRSLGPLLEVPLAGVAIGELCEVFQHWRDPVPRAWAQVIGFNAEVALLSLLGEPQGLSRQSLVMATGAPMYLYCGDDLLGAVLDARGQVVERLAPAQGLPVYHYGLDNPPPHYSQRRPVSQRLDTAIRVIDTLLTCGVGQRVGIFAAAGTGKTSLLDMLVEHSEADVFVIGLIGERGREVAEFVQRLRGSARSSCSVVVQASSDSAAVDRCNAALVATSVAEYFRDRGQRVVLLIDSLSRYARARRDLALAAGEAPARRGYPASVFEALPRLLERPGVTASGSITAFYTVLLESDDEPDPLAEEIRSILDGHIYLSRELAGKGHFPAIDVLRSTSRVAHQVCSVASIALAGQARECLARLQAMRLLLELGEYQSGVDPLNDQALARRDDLQQWLRQSSDQAVTADDAEQALHALFT, encoded by the coding sequence ATGACGCTGCTGCAACTGGCCCGCCAGGGCGCGCACCCGCGCCGTTCGCTCGGGCCCCTGCTTGAGGTGCCGCTGGCCGGCGTGGCCATCGGTGAGCTATGCGAAGTCTTTCAGCACTGGCGCGACCCGGTGCCGCGAGCCTGGGCCCAGGTCATCGGCTTCAATGCCGAAGTGGCGCTGCTGAGCTTGCTGGGCGAGCCGCAGGGGTTGTCGCGCCAGTCACTGGTAATGGCCACGGGGGCACCGATGTACCTTTACTGCGGCGATGATCTGCTCGGCGCCGTACTGGATGCCCGCGGGCAGGTGGTCGAGCGCCTGGCGCCGGCCCAGGGCCTGCCGGTTTACCACTATGGCCTGGACAACCCACCACCGCACTATAGCCAGCGCCGTCCGGTCAGCCAGCGCCTGGACACGGCGATCCGCGTGATTGACACCCTGCTGACCTGCGGCGTCGGTCAGCGGGTGGGTATTTTTGCGGCGGCCGGTACCGGCAAGACCTCTTTGCTCGACATGCTGGTGGAGCACAGCGAGGCGGACGTGTTCGTCATCGGCTTGATCGGCGAGCGTGGCCGTGAAGTCGCGGAGTTCGTCCAGCGCCTGCGCGGTTCGGCGCGCAGTAGCTGCAGCGTGGTGGTACAGGCCAGCTCCGACAGCGCCGCGGTCGATCGCTGTAACGCGGCTCTGGTGGCGACCAGTGTCGCCGAGTATTTCCGCGACCGCGGCCAGCGTGTGGTGCTGCTGATCGATTCGTTGAGCCGCTATGCCCGCGCCCGTCGCGACCTGGCCCTGGCCGCCGGTGAAGCACCGGCGCGGCGCGGGTATCCAGCCTCGGTGTTCGAGGCCTTGCCGCGCCTGCTGGAGCGCCCGGGGGTGACGGCCAGTGGCAGTATCACGGCGTTCTACACGGTGTTGCTGGAAAGCGACGACGAGCCCGACCCGCTGGCCGAGGAAATCCGCTCGATCCTCGATGGGCATATCTACCTGAGCCGCGAGCTGGCTGGCAAAGGCCACTTTCCCGCTATTGATGTGTTGCGCAGCACCAGCCGGGTCGCCCACCAGGTGTGCAGCGTCGCGAGTATTGCCCTGGCCGGCCAGGCCCGCGAGTGTCTGGCCCGGCTGCAGGCCATGCGCCTGCTGCTGGAACTGGGTGAGTACCAGAGCGGCGTCGATCCACTCAACGACCAGGCGTTGGCGCGTCGCGATGACTTGCAGCAATGGCTGCGCCAGAGCAGCGATCAGGCTGTCACGGCCGATGACGCGGAGCAGGCCCTGCATGCGCTGTTCACCTGA
- the sctW gene encoding type III secretion system gatekeeper subunit SctW — MITGLPHLGGRAAQARLSRELAAESQAPATEVQDDNQDARSNLLQHAVQSSDDLAQVMAQFRRRQFELKSESASELFERVLEDDAPPKARQLLALTADRQLPLRLLMQQAAALFADDSDLALILGLLLRQSDLPNETRRRLLQLEQALRERACPKRLQAGINTALKARLYGRRMAVRACALRENYRDFLESDGEAADHYEQWIGLYGPEHRHSVLSFLEESLLTDIQGQDPSCSLHEFGPLLILLGQLKRLRSADRMFVGALLGRFAVSELDWLVLLLGILRYPHALDELLQQAVGPILLQVDAVARASLLQCVRRACLTLPEQLFSEEHALLYLAERFEHLADSSFAAEALLQRHRHGLPPALRG, encoded by the coding sequence GTGATCACCGGCTTACCTCATCTGGGCGGGCGTGCCGCACAGGCGCGGCTGAGCCGGGAGCTTGCAGCGGAGAGCCAGGCGCCGGCGACCGAAGTCCAGGATGATAATCAGGATGCGCGCAGTAACCTGTTGCAGCATGCGGTGCAAAGCAGCGATGACCTGGCCCAGGTCATGGCGCAGTTTCGTCGCCGTCAGTTCGAGCTCAAAAGCGAGTCGGCCAGCGAGTTGTTCGAGCGCGTGCTCGAAGACGACGCCCCGCCCAAGGCCCGGCAACTGCTGGCCCTGACGGCGGACCGGCAGTTGCCGCTGCGCTTGCTGATGCAGCAGGCGGCCGCGCTGTTTGCCGATGACAGCGACCTGGCGCTGATCCTCGGCCTGTTGTTGCGCCAGTCCGATTTGCCCAATGAAACCCGCAGGCGCCTGCTGCAACTTGAGCAGGCTTTGCGCGAGCGGGCTTGCCCCAAACGTCTGCAGGCGGGCATCAACACTGCGCTCAAGGCGCGGCTTTATGGGCGGCGCATGGCCGTGCGCGCCTGCGCCCTGCGAGAAAACTACCGGGACTTTCTGGAGTCCGACGGCGAGGCTGCCGATCACTACGAGCAGTGGATCGGACTGTATGGGCCCGAGCACCGCCACAGCGTCCTGAGCTTTCTGGAAGAGAGTCTGCTGACCGATATCCAGGGCCAGGACCCCAGTTGCAGCCTGCACGAATTCGGCCCGCTGCTGATCCTGCTCGGGCAGTTGAAGCGGCTGCGCTCGGCCGACCGCATGTTCGTTGGGGCGTTGCTCGGGCGCTTCGCCGTCAGCGAACTGGACTGGCTGGTCCTGCTGCTTGGCATTCTGCGCTACCCCCATGCACTGGATGAACTGCTGCAGCAGGCGGTCGGCCCGATTTTGCTGCAGGTCGATGCGGTTGCCCGCGCCAGCCTCTTGCAGTGCGTGCGTCGCGCCTGCCTGACCCTGCCGGAACAACTGTTCAGCGAGGAGCATGCCTTGCTCTACCTGGCTGAGCGTTTCGAGCACCTGGCCGACAGCAGTTTCGCTGCTGAAGCGCTATTGCAACGTCACCGACACGGCCTGCCGCCGGCGTTGCGAGGGTGA
- a CDS encoding EscV/YscV/HrcV family type III secretion system export apparatus protein — MALLNLWLARLAARPELLILALMVMIIAMLIIPLPTVLVDFLIGLNIVLSLLIFMGSFYIERILSYSTFPALLLLTTLFRLALSISTSRLILTQADAGEIIASFGEFVIGENLVVGFVIFSIVTIVQFIVITKGSERVAEVAARFSLDGMPGKQMSIDGDLKAGAIDAAQARAKRSELERESQLYGSFDGAMKFIKGDAIAGIVIIFVNFIGGMAIGVGQLGMDLSTALSTFTLLTIGDGLVAQIPALLIAIGAGFIVTRVNGDEQNLGRNMLSQVLGNPFVLGVSALLALGVGLLPGFPLAVFVFIAFTLVAVLWRRRRRAQQAVTEQGASPQPAGDKGSAQGLVDVDNLNTETLPLLLLVPSTRLAELQQARFTERLRSQFFIDYGLRVPLPHLRAAENLPEHQVTILINEVRADQFDLFFEHHRLLDFAEQLQDSGIEIKRGHDSNKVESLWVADNQSQAIAALGYPLRTAQQELYHSLAVVLARNIQEFFGVQETKTLLDELEKPYPDLLKEVYRYVTVQKISEVLQRLIGERISVRNMKLVMETLAHWASREKDTLALVEHVRAALARYISNKFARQDTLNVLLLGAEFEEVVRSAVRQTSAGNFVNLDAAQVEELLDRVGAGLSDLYIPHKDLVLLCSVDVRRYIKKLIDGRFRELDVMSFAEVAENISVNVIKTL, encoded by the coding sequence ATGGCATTGCTGAACCTCTGGCTGGCCAGGCTCGCCGCGCGTCCGGAACTGCTGATTCTGGCGTTGATGGTCATGATCATCGCCATGCTGATCATTCCTTTGCCGACGGTGCTGGTGGACTTTTTGATCGGCCTGAACATCGTCCTGTCTTTGTTGATTTTCATGGGCTCGTTCTATATCGAGCGCATTCTCAGCTACTCGACCTTTCCGGCCCTGTTGTTGCTGACCACGCTGTTTCGCCTGGCCCTGTCGATCAGCACCAGCCGACTGATCCTGACCCAGGCCGACGCTGGCGAGATCATCGCCTCGTTTGGCGAGTTTGTGATTGGCGAGAACCTGGTGGTGGGCTTCGTTATTTTCTCGATCGTCACCATTGTCCAGTTCATCGTGATTACCAAGGGCTCGGAGCGGGTGGCGGAAGTCGCCGCGCGCTTTTCCCTGGATGGCATGCCGGGCAAGCAGATGAGCATTGACGGCGACCTCAAGGCCGGCGCCATCGACGCTGCCCAGGCGCGCGCCAAGCGCAGCGAGTTGGAGCGCGAAAGCCAGTTGTATGGCTCGTTCGACGGAGCCATGAAGTTCATCAAGGGCGACGCCATTGCCGGCATCGTGATCATCTTCGTCAACTTCATTGGGGGCATGGCCATTGGTGTCGGGCAGTTGGGCATGGACCTGTCCACGGCACTGTCGACCTTCACTTTGTTGACCATCGGTGATGGCCTGGTGGCGCAGATCCCCGCGTTGCTGATTGCCATCGGTGCCGGGTTCATTGTCACCCGCGTCAACGGCGATGAGCAGAACCTGGGGCGCAACATGCTCAGCCAGGTGCTCGGCAACCCCTTCGTGCTTGGCGTCAGTGCCTTGCTGGCGCTGGGCGTCGGCTTGCTGCCGGGTTTTCCGCTGGCGGTGTTCGTGTTCATCGCCTTTACCCTGGTCGCGGTGCTCTGGCGTCGCCGGCGCCGGGCGCAGCAGGCTGTGACGGAACAGGGCGCAAGCCCCCAGCCCGCTGGCGACAAGGGTTCGGCGCAGGGCTTGGTGGATGTCGACAACCTGAACACCGAAACCTTACCGCTGCTGTTGCTGGTCCCGTCGACCCGGCTGGCTGAATTGCAGCAGGCGCGTTTCACCGAGCGCTTACGCAGCCAGTTCTTCATCGACTACGGCTTGCGTGTTCCGCTGCCGCACCTGAGGGCTGCCGAGAACTTGCCCGAGCATCAGGTCACGATCCTGATCAACGAAGTGCGCGCCGACCAGTTCGATCTGTTTTTCGAGCATCACCGCTTGCTCGATTTCGCTGAGCAGTTGCAGGACTCGGGGATCGAGATCAAGCGTGGGCACGACAGCAATAAAGTCGAAAGCCTGTGGGTCGCCGACAACCAGAGCCAGGCCATCGCCGCGCTCGGTTATCCGTTGCGGACCGCCCAGCAGGAGCTCTATCACAGTCTGGCGGTGGTGCTGGCGCGCAATATCCAGGAGTTCTTCGGCGTCCAGGAAACCAAGACCCTGCTCGATGAACTGGAAAAGCCGTACCCCGACCTGCTCAAGGAAGTCTATCGCTACGTCACCGTGCAGAAGATCAGTGAAGTGCTGCAGCGGCTGATTGGCGAGCGCATTTCGGTGCGCAACATGAAGCTGGTGATGGAAACCCTGGCGCACTGGGCCTCCCGCGAGAAGGACACGCTGGCCCTGGTCGAGCATGTCCGGGCCGCACTGGCGCGCTACATCAGCAACAAGTTCGCCCGCCAAGACACGCTCAACGTGCTGTTGCTCGGTGCCGAGTTCGAGGAGGTGGTGCGTTCGGCTGTGCGCCAGACCTCGGCAGGTAATTTCGTCAACCTCGATGCGGCCCAGGTCGAAGAGCTGCTCGATCGCGTCGGCGCGGGCCTGAGCGACCTGTACATCCCGCACAAGGACCTGGTGTTGCTGTGTTCGGTGGATGTCCGGCGCTACATCAAGAAACTGATTGATGGCCGTTTCAGGGAACTGGACGTGATGTCCTTCGCTGAAGTCGCCGAGAACATTTCGGTCAACGTGATCAAGACACTCTAG
- a CDS encoding FliM/FliN family flagellar motor switch protein: MNSLALRQIHPQAALQRRLLRPTGQLQMSTPPADTDCLLFRAHCAAGRWSGLVVATLWLEQRLPQLSALLLRPPCTEHIRQLFERLPQPVAAPLPALAYERLESVERVAGAALSHWPLPVLSSAAGPLWLSELPAALPLPEPLLEPCAELPASLELLLGLSQWRPLLSPVAGDLLRIVDFTPHWRLSGRFGGAFNFIEQGIHMTTVPSPDPEQTCRQPLLAALPVTLEFFLPAVDLSFAELAASLESGLLKLDPQALQQVQVRANGQWLGCGELVRQGEQLALELHQVRDMPGHE; the protein is encoded by the coding sequence TTGAACTCGCTCGCCCTGCGCCAGATTCACCCCCAGGCAGCGCTGCAGCGGCGCTTGCTGCGCCCTACAGGGCAGCTGCAAATGAGCACACCGCCCGCAGACACCGACTGCCTGCTGTTTCGCGCCCATTGCGCCGCGGGCCGGTGGTCGGGGCTGGTGGTTGCCACCCTTTGGCTGGAGCAGCGTCTGCCGCAACTGTCGGCGCTGTTACTGCGCCCACCGTGCACGGAACACATCCGCCAACTGTTCGAACGCCTGCCGCAGCCGGTAGCCGCGCCGCTGCCGGCATTGGCCTACGAGCGCCTGGAGTCGGTCGAACGCGTGGCGGGCGCAGCGTTGTCACACTGGCCGCTGCCGGTACTCAGCAGCGCTGCGGGGCCGCTGTGGCTGAGCGAATTGCCCGCTGCGTTACCGCTGCCCGAACCGCTACTCGAACCGTGCGCGGAGCTGCCTGCCAGCCTTGAGCTGTTGCTTGGCTTGAGCCAGTGGCGACCGCTGCTGTCACCCGTCGCAGGCGACCTGTTGCGCATTGTTGATTTCACCCCGCACTGGCGTCTGAGCGGCCGCTTCGGTGGCGCGTTCAATTTCATCGAGCAAGGAATACACATGACCACCGTCCCATCCCCCGATCCCGAGCAGACATGCCGCCAGCCCTTGCTGGCGGCATTGCCGGTGACCCTGGAGTTCTTTCTGCCCGCCGTCGACCTGAGCTTTGCCGAACTGGCCGCGAGCCTTGAGAGCGGCCTGCTCAAGCTCGACCCGCAGGCATTGCAGCAGGTCCAGGTGCGTGCCAACGGGCAGTGGCTGGGCTGTGGCGAGCTGGTGCGCCAGGGTGAGCAGTTGGCGCTTGAGCTGCATCAGGTGCGGGATATGCCAGGCCATGAATGA
- a CDS encoding EscS/YscS/HrcS family type III secretion system export apparatus protein translates to MGELVYAGNKALYLILLMVAWPVVVATVVGLLVGLFQTVTQLQEQTLPFGFKLLAVSICLFLLSGWYGEVLLGFSREVLQLALR, encoded by the coding sequence ATGGGTGAGCTGGTGTACGCGGGCAACAAGGCCTTGTACCTGATCCTGCTGATGGTGGCATGGCCGGTGGTGGTTGCCACCGTGGTCGGTCTGCTGGTCGGCCTGTTCCAGACGGTCACCCAGTTGCAGGAACAGACCTTGCCGTTCGGCTTCAAGTTGCTCGCGGTCTCGATCTGTCTGTTCTTGTTGTCTGGCTGGTACGGTGAAGTGTTGCTCGGTTTCAGTCGTGAAGTGCTGCAGCTGGCGTTGCGCTGA
- a CDS encoding CmpA/NrtA family ABC transporter substrate-binding protein — MPSADPLAWVHGSDAPEKPLLELGFMALTDCAPLVVAATQGFAQPYGLSLNLRRQSSWAGLRDKLASGELDAAHSLYGLIYALQLGIGGSAATDMAVLMGLNQNGQGINLSAALQRQGVTSPEALERFVHQSRTKLTFAQTFPTGTHAMWLYYWLASQGIHPLHDVNSVVVPPAQMLAHLQAGRIDGFCVGEPWSAGAIEQGQGFTLATSQSIWPDHPEKVLGCTRAFVEQYPNSARALVMAVLAASRFIEQNSENRRSTAQLLSGQAYLDAPLSSIEPRLLGQYQDGLGNQWHDRHALRLHDQGRANLPYLSDGMWFMTQFRRWGLLREDPDYLGVARQVQQLALYRDAATAIGVPCAGPDMRSSQLNDGIRWDGSDPHGYARSFRLHALAEPHAALARH; from the coding sequence ATGCCGAGCGCCGATCCGCTGGCTTGGGTCCATGGCAGCGATGCACCGGAAAAACCGCTGCTGGAGCTGGGCTTCATGGCGCTCACCGACTGTGCCCCGCTGGTGGTCGCCGCCACCCAGGGTTTCGCCCAGCCCTATGGCCTGAGCCTGAACCTCAGGCGCCAGAGCTCCTGGGCCGGCCTGCGGGACAAGCTGGCCAGCGGCGAACTGGATGCCGCCCACAGCCTCTACGGCCTGATCTATGCGCTGCAACTGGGCATCGGCGGTAGCGCGGCCACTGACATGGCGGTGCTGATGGGCCTGAACCAGAACGGCCAGGGCATCAACCTGTCTGCGGCCTTGCAACGCCAGGGCGTGACCAGTCCCGAAGCGCTGGAGCGTTTCGTGCACCAAAGCAGGACAAAATTGACCTTTGCCCAAACTTTTCCCACCGGCACCCATGCCATGTGGCTGTATTACTGGCTGGCCAGCCAGGGCATCCACCCATTGCATGATGTCAACAGCGTGGTGGTGCCGCCGGCACAGATGCTCGCGCACCTGCAGGCCGGGCGCATCGACGGCTTTTGCGTCGGCGAACCCTGGTCGGCAGGCGCCATCGAACAGGGCCAGGGGTTCACCCTGGCTACCAGCCAGTCGATCTGGCCGGACCACCCGGAAAAAGTCCTGGGTTGCACCCGCGCCTTTGTCGAGCAGTACCCTAACAGTGCACGGGCCCTGGTGATGGCCGTGCTGGCCGCCAGCCGCTTCATCGAGCAGAACAGCGAAAACCGCCGCAGCACCGCACAACTGCTCAGCGGCCAGGCGTATCTGGATGCACCGTTGTCGAGTATTGAACCGCGCCTACTCGGCCAGTACCAGGATGGCCTGGGCAACCAGTGGCACGATCGGCACGCCCTGCGCCTGCATGATCAGGGCCGGGCCAACTTGCCATACCTGTCCGATGGCATGTGGTTCATGACCCAGTTCCGCCGCTGGGGCCTGCTGCGCGAGGACCCCGACTACCTTGGCGTGGCCCGTCAGGTCCAGCAACTGGCGCTGTACCGCGATGCCGCCACGGCGATCGGCGTGCCCTGCGCAGGTCCCGACATGCGCAGCAGTCAGCTGAACGATGGCATCCGCTGGGATGGCAGCGACCCACACGGCTATGCCCGCAGCTTTCGTCTGCATGCGCTGGCTGAACCTCACGCCGCCCTCGCCCGCCACTAA
- a CDS encoding ANTAR domain-containing response regulator → MLRILLIDDTAKKVGRLKAALVQAGFEVIEESGLTIDLPARVETVHPDVVLIDTESPGRDVMEQVVLVSRDRPRPIVMFTDEHDPGVMRQAIRAGVSAYIVEGIHAARLQPILDVAMARFESDQALKAQLQARDQQLAERKRIELAKGLLMKMKDCNEEQAYTLMRRQAMSKQQKLIQVAEQIIAMSDLLG, encoded by the coding sequence ATGCTGCGAATCCTGTTGATCGACGACACCGCGAAAAAAGTCGGCCGCCTCAAGGCCGCCCTGGTCCAGGCCGGCTTCGAGGTGATCGAAGAGTCGGGACTGACCATCGACCTGCCGGCGCGCGTCGAAACGGTGCATCCGGACGTGGTGCTGATCGATACCGAGTCACCGGGCCGTGATGTCATGGAGCAAGTGGTGCTGGTCAGCCGCGACCGGCCACGACCGATCGTCATGTTCACCGACGAACACGACCCTGGGGTAATGCGCCAGGCAATCCGCGCCGGAGTCAGTGCCTACATCGTCGAAGGCATCCATGCCGCGCGCTTGCAGCCGATCCTCGACGTGGCCATGGCCCGCTTTGAAAGCGATCAGGCGCTCAAGGCCCAGCTACAGGCCCGCGACCAGCAACTGGCGGAGCGCAAGCGCATCGAGCTGGCCAAGGGCCTGCTGATGAAAATGAAGGACTGCAACGAAGAACAGGCCTACACCCTGATGCGCCGCCAGGCCATGAGCAAGCAGCAGAAGCTGATCCAGGTGGCCGAGCAGATCATTGCCATGAGCGACCTGCTCGGCTGA